A window from Triticum aestivum cultivar Chinese Spring chromosome 6D, IWGSC CS RefSeq v2.1, whole genome shotgun sequence encodes these proteins:
- the LOC123141854 gene encoding receptor-like protein kinase FERONIA, which translates to MHVLAAVMGAAAAAICCVAMAAYLYVHERNKKKRKGELNNGEWLPEYRSPATGGGGGRSFSFAEIKAATRNFSEAQVVGVGRRGKVFRGVVDGGTAVAIKLAADPSPGRSAREFRAEIEALPDLRHRHLVPILGFCSDRDETILVYRYMPRGTLREHLRGKNGKPAMPWWRRLDACMGAARGLHCLHAGGVVHGDVKATTVLLDENWVAKLSDFGLSNSKHVTMKSDVYSFGVVLFEALMARRPALLTGDQAVSLAEHALACHRNGTLPDAVDAAIKDQVAPECLEKFAETAVECLAHQVTERPAMGDVLWNLELSMQLQLINPKRT; encoded by the coding sequence ATGCACGTGTTGGCGGCGGTCAtgggcgccgccgccgcggccatctGTTGCGTGGCGATGGCGGCATACCTGTACGTCCAcgagaggaacaagaagaagaggaagggggaaCTCAACAACGGCGAGTGGCTGCCGGAGTACCGCTCTCCcgccaccggcggcggcggcggcaggtcgtTCTCGTTCGCCGAGATCAAGGCGGCGACCCGGAACTTCAGCGAGGCGCAGGTGGTCGGCGTGGGCCGGCGGGGGAAGGTGTTCCGCGGCGTCGTGGACGGCGGCACCGCGGTGGCCATCAAGCTGGCGGCCGACCCGTCGCCGGGCCGGAGCGCGCGCGAGTTCCGGGCGGAGATCGAGGCGCTGCCCGACCTGCGGCACCGGCACCTCGTCCCCATCCTCGGCTTCTGCTCGGACAGGGACGAGACGATCCTCGTGTACCGGTACATGCCGCGCGGCACGCTGCGGGAGCACCTGCGAGgcaagaacggcaagccggcgatgCCCTGGTGGCGCCGCCTCGACGCGTGCATGGGCGCCGCGCGGGGCCTGCACTGCCTGCACGCCGGCGGCGTCGTCCACGGCGACGTCAAGGCCACCACCGTCCTCCTCGACGAGAACTGGGTCGCCAAGCTCTCGGACTTCGGCCTCTCCAACTCGAAGCACGTCACGATGAAGTCCGACGTCTACTCCTTCGGCGTCGTGCTCTTCGAGGCGCTCATGGCGCGGCGACCGGCGCTGCTGACTGGGGACCAGGCCGTCAGCCTCGCCGAGCACGCGCTCGCATGCCACCGGAACGGCACCCTGCCGGACGCCGTCGACGCGGCGATCAAGGACCAGGTCGCGCCGGAATGCCTTGAGAAGTTCGCTGAGACCGCCGTGGAGTGCCTCGCGCACCAAGTCACGGAGCGGCCGGCCATGGGCGACGTGCTATGGAACCTAGAGTTGTCGATGCAGCTGCAGCTGATTAATCCCAAGAGGACGTAA